A window of Hevea brasiliensis isolate MT/VB/25A 57/8 chromosome 14, ASM3005281v1, whole genome shotgun sequence contains these coding sequences:
- the LOC110659983 gene encoding polyamine oxidase 1: MDSPSSSSVIIIGAGISGLSAAKVLAENGIEDVVILEASDRIGGRIRKENFVGVSVELGAGWIAGVGGKESNPVWELANQSGLRTCFSDYSNARYNIYDRSGKIFPSGVAADSYKKAVDSAIMKLRSLEANHVGEVIEPPCLPKTPIELAIDFILHDFEMAEVEPISTYVDFGEREFLVADERGYEYLLYKMAEDFLFTSEGKVLDTRLKLNKVVREIQHSRNGVIVKTEDGCVYEANYVVLSASIGVLQSDLISFRPPLPRWKTEAIEKCDVMVYTKIFLKFPYKFWPCGPEKEFFIYAHERRGYYTFWQHMENAYPGSNILVVTLTNGESKRVEAQSDEETLKEAMEVLRDMFGPNIPNATDILVPRWWNNRFQRGSYSNYPIISNNQVVHDIKAPVGRIFFTGEHTSERFNGYVHGGYLSGIDTSKSLLEEMREEKERKSESQTFLLEPLLALTGSLTLTQTETVSNLHKCDIPTQFYLSGKLGIPEAIL, encoded by the exons ATGGATTCCCCCTCTAGTTCCTCCGTCATCATAATTGGCGCTGGAATCTCCG GTTTATCTGCGGCGAAGGTGCTGGCTGAGAATGGAATAGAGGATGTGGTGATTTTGGAGGCGTCGGATCGTATTGGTGGTAGGATCCGTAAGGAAAATTTCGTTGGCGTATCGGTGGAGCTTGGTGCTGGTTGGATCGCCGGTGTTGGTGGTAAAGAGTCCAATCCTGTTTGGGAGCTTGCAAATCAATCTGGTCTCCGTACTTGCTTCTCTGATTATAGCAATGCTCGTTATAATATATACGATCGCAG TGGAAAGATATTTCCAAGTGGGGTGGCGGCTGATTCTTACAAGAAGGCGGTGGATTCAGCTATTATGAAGCTGAGAAGCCTAGAGGCAAACCATGTTGGTGAAGTTATTGAACCGCCAtg CTTACCCAAGACGCCAATAGAGCTCGCTATTGACTTCATTCTCCATGACTTTGAGATGGCAG AGGTTGAGCCAATATCCACATATGTTGATTTTGGAGAAAGAGAATTTCTAGTAGCAGATGAAAGAGGGTATGAGTATTTGCTATACAAAATGGCTGAGGATTTTCTTTTTACCTCTGAGGGTAAAGTCTTGGATACTCGTCTGAAACTCAACAAG GTTGTTAGGGAAATACAGCACTCGAGAAACGGTGTTATTGTGAAAACGGAGGATGGTTGCGTCTACGAAGCCAATTATGTGGTTTTGTCAGCTAGCATTGGTGTTCTCCAGAGCGACCTCATTTCTTTTAGGCCTCCCTTGCCC AGGTGGAAAACAGAGGCCATTGAGAAATGTGATGTGATGGTTTATACGAAGATTTTCCTCAAGTTTCCATATAAATTTTGGCCTTGTGGTCCTGAAAAAGAATTCTTTATCTACGCCCACGAGCGGAGAGGATACTACACATTTTGGCAG CACATGGAGAATGCATACCCTGGTTCAAATATCCTGGTTGTAACGTTGACCAATGGGGAATCAAAACGTGTCGAGGCTCAATCTGACGAGGAGACGTTGAAAGAAGCCATGGAAGTGCTTAGAGACATGTTTGGGCCCAACATACCTAACGCTACTGATATTCTTGTGCCCCGCTGGTGGAACAACAGATTCCAGCGTGGCAGCTACAGCAATTACCCCATCATTTCAAATAACCAAGTTGTTCATGATATTAAG GCCCCAGTAGGGCGCATTTTCTTTACCGGTGAACATACTAGTGAAAGATTTAATGGTTACGTCCACGGTGGATACCTTTCTG GTATAGACACGAGTAAATCTCTGTTGGAAGAAatgagagaagaaaaggaaagaaaaagcgaGAGTCAGACGTTTTTGCTAGAGCCACTGCTAGCATTGACAGGATCATTAACTCTGACACAAACAGAAACAGTTTCAAATCTACACAAATGTGATATTCCCACACAATTTTATCTTAGTGGCAAGCTAGGCATTCCGGAAGCTATATTATGA